The following coding sequences lie in one Tichowtungia aerotolerans genomic window:
- the gspD gene encoding type II secretion system secretin GspD, giving the protein MAPTIQPKPQPPQKDEQLFSQSFADSPLEMLVDFYNEWVGRTLIIQADLSPTISLKFSKLTKKEAMQAIETVLAMNGVALVPMGEKFLKVVPIDSARQEGMSIKPFDPEESYVPADQLISQIIPLRYVVFTDVQAVVQHLIHGYGKIQSLERINSILITDTSANIARIVEVLAMLDQPLEQIEPRIYQLNHAKADDIASKLKELVEAAQPSTTKQEVVAAARTIPGVIRAPTTKTVAVPGSSAGDETQMIQGEVKFVSDERTNILIVFSKQANFDFFDRIIKVLDVPVDPEVVVETINLEYAEASEISGILNEFVGAAQADEETKKAQTGDTAESGSSRSLNDVVAQRASAKREISAAAKTAIGRLSEDTKILSDERTNSLLLMGNKGDVEALKSVIARLDVMLQQVMIEAVIISVGLDDSIQSGIQWVYQNQPGYGDVRYKKEIRDVTTYDNNNNPIITPTVFEVPEYVEGKLNRTGFDADDLADNMVGGALTYYGLFPEINLETIISAAKSDSNARVLSTPVVLTTDNTEATITIADERPVITSSINSGSSSVNNGYSARATYEYKTIGIDLTVTPRINPKNFVLMEINQSADDVGGNVTVDGNEVPIIQKREITATVGVKDKETIILGGLVRKSNSESATKIPLLGDIPLLGWLFSSHSKSDDRQELVVLLTPYVLNNPEEAQAETIRRFESSDSKNSEWPRGWSLSELANDEPEKEEWKTGKKAEGGESE; this is encoded by the coding sequence ATGGCACCAACAATCCAACCGAAACCGCAGCCGCCACAAAAAGACGAGCAGCTCTTCTCTCAGAGCTTTGCGGATTCACCGTTGGAAATGCTGGTGGATTTCTACAATGAATGGGTCGGCCGCACGCTCATTATCCAGGCCGACCTTTCACCGACCATCAGCCTGAAATTCAGCAAGCTCACCAAAAAAGAAGCCATGCAGGCCATCGAAACGGTTCTGGCCATGAACGGTGTAGCGCTCGTTCCGATGGGCGAAAAGTTTCTGAAGGTCGTTCCCATCGACAGCGCCCGTCAGGAAGGCATGTCTATTAAACCCTTTGACCCGGAAGAAAGCTATGTTCCGGCCGATCAGCTCATTTCGCAAATCATCCCCTTACGCTACGTGGTCTTTACCGATGTTCAGGCCGTTGTCCAGCACCTGATCCACGGCTATGGAAAAATCCAGTCGCTTGAGCGCATCAACAGCATTCTGATCACCGATACCTCTGCAAACATCGCCCGAATCGTTGAAGTCCTCGCGATGCTCGACCAGCCACTCGAACAGATCGAACCGCGGATCTATCAGCTCAACCACGCCAAAGCCGACGACATTGCCTCCAAACTGAAAGAACTGGTGGAAGCCGCCCAGCCGAGTACCACCAAGCAGGAAGTTGTTGCGGCTGCCAGAACAATTCCCGGCGTCATTCGCGCCCCGACAACCAAAACGGTTGCGGTGCCCGGCAGCTCCGCCGGCGATGAAACCCAGATGATTCAGGGAGAAGTCAAATTTGTCTCCGACGAACGCACCAACATCCTCATTGTCTTTTCTAAACAGGCGAATTTTGATTTTTTTGACCGCATCATCAAAGTGCTCGATGTCCCGGTTGACCCGGAAGTTGTCGTGGAGACGATCAATCTCGAATATGCCGAAGCTTCAGAAATCTCCGGTATCCTGAACGAGTTTGTCGGAGCCGCTCAGGCGGATGAAGAAACCAAAAAAGCCCAGACCGGCGATACCGCGGAATCCGGAAGCAGCCGCAGCCTCAACGATGTCGTTGCCCAGCGTGCGTCCGCCAAGCGCGAAATCAGCGCTGCCGCTAAAACCGCCATCGGTCGCCTCTCCGAAGATACAAAAATCCTTTCCGACGAACGCACCAACTCGCTCCTGCTTATGGGAAACAAAGGCGATGTCGAAGCCCTCAAATCCGTTATCGCCAGGCTCGACGTCATGCTCCAGCAGGTTATGATCGAAGCCGTAATTATTAGTGTTGGGCTCGATGATTCGATTCAAAGTGGAATTCAGTGGGTCTACCAAAATCAACCTGGATACGGTGATGTTCGGTATAAAAAAGAAATCCGGGATGTAACAACTTATGACAATAACAATAATCCAATTATTACTCCCACTGTCTTTGAAGTTCCGGAGTATGTTGAAGGAAAGCTAAACAGAACCGGTTTTGATGCGGATGACCTAGCAGATAATATGGTTGGTGGAGCTCTAACTTATTATGGATTATTTCCAGAGATAAACTTAGAGACCATTATCAGTGCAGCGAAATCTGACAGCAATGCGAGGGTCCTTTCCACTCCTGTTGTCTTAACTACAGACAACACAGAAGCAACGATTACCATTGCGGATGAACGCCCGGTCATCACTTCCTCGATCAACAGCGGCAGCAGTTCCGTCAACAACGGCTACAGCGCACGCGCCACCTATGAATACAAAACCATCGGGATTGACCTGACGGTCACGCCGCGCATCAACCCGAAAAACTTTGTATTGATGGAAATCAATCAGTCGGCGGACGACGTTGGCGGCAACGTAACCGTGGATGGCAACGAAGTGCCGATTATTCAAAAACGCGAAATTACGGCCACCGTAGGAGTCAAAGATAAAGAAACAATTATTCTTGGAGGACTGGTTCGCAAGTCCAACTCCGAAAGCGCCACTAAAATTCCGCTGCTGGGGGACATTCCGCTGCTGGGCTGGCTTTTCAGCTCACACAGCAAATCGGATGACCGCCAGGAGCTGGTTGTCCTTCTTACACCCTACGTGTTGAACAATCCGGAAGAAGCGCAGGCTGAAACGATCCGCCGGTTTGAATCCAGTGATTCGAAAAACAGCGAATGGCCACGCGGCTGGTCGCTCAGCGAACTCGCCAACGATGAGCCGGAAAAAGAGGAATGGAAAACCGGCAAAAAAGCCGAAGGCGGTGAATCGGAATAA
- a CDS encoding nitroreductase family protein, which yields MKFIELARQRVSIRSYSDRVVSQKMLNEVLEAGQMAPTACNYQPFQFVVVKETENLKALAEAYPADWFAEAPIVIAICTQPKQAWHRKKHDNRCYADVDAAIAADHMTLAAADLGLGTCWIGAFDPKKVRKVLQVPRSAEPLILLTLGHPNETGRPKQRKPMNELVRLENWNNE from the coding sequence ATGAAATTCATTGAGCTCGCAAGACAACGCGTCAGTATTCGTTCCTATTCCGACCGGGTTGTCAGTCAAAAAATGCTGAATGAGGTGCTGGAGGCCGGACAGATGGCTCCAACTGCCTGCAATTATCAGCCCTTCCAGTTTGTCGTTGTGAAAGAAACGGAAAACCTGAAGGCCCTCGCGGAGGCGTATCCTGCGGATTGGTTTGCTGAAGCTCCGATAGTGATTGCAATCTGTACGCAGCCCAAACAGGCCTGGCACCGAAAAAAACACGATAATCGATGCTACGCCGATGTCGATGCCGCGATTGCGGCTGATCACATGACGCTGGCAGCTGCAGATTTGGGGCTTGGCACGTGCTGGATCGGTGCCTTTGATCCTAAAAAGGTCCGGAAAGTACTGCAGGTTCCCCGCAGCGCAGAACCGCTGATTTTGTTAACACTCGGGCATCCCAATGAAACGGGACGCCCCAAACAGCGCAAGCCGATGAATGAACTGGTGCGGCTTGAGAACTGGAACAACGAATGA
- a CDS encoding alpha/beta hydrolase — protein sequence MIGILILKLMVLAILVYAGAVIFMWVRQDRFLFKPNHWEPLPEFEKYRWDREVNGVKLQGWFLDKGCDKTVIYHGGNAEDLAGHCDVLFQGLTTNALLVNYRGYGQSEGRPAEKDMIADCIAVLDLFCKEKAVPFSSIFLMGRSLGSGVSVQVAAARPEVAGVILVTPYESIAAIARFQYPWLPIERLLHHPFQSIDFAPALKLPALVLLAEFDEVIPVESGLRLGSAWGGPKEIITLPTGHMDINEHPDYFTAINRFVK from the coding sequence ATGATTGGTATACTGATTTTAAAACTGATGGTGCTGGCGATTCTGGTTTATGCCGGTGCAGTCATCTTCATGTGGGTTCGACAGGATCGTTTTCTGTTCAAGCCGAATCATTGGGAGCCCCTGCCGGAGTTCGAAAAATACCGATGGGATCGGGAAGTTAACGGCGTAAAGCTTCAGGGATGGTTTCTGGATAAAGGCTGTGATAAAACCGTCATCTATCACGGAGGAAATGCCGAAGACCTCGCCGGACACTGCGACGTTCTTTTCCAGGGGTTAACAACCAACGCCCTGCTCGTGAACTACCGAGGTTACGGACAAAGCGAAGGCCGGCCGGCGGAAAAGGACATGATCGCCGACTGCATCGCAGTGCTTGATCTGTTCTGTAAAGAAAAAGCGGTTCCCTTTTCTTCCATCTTCCTGATGGGACGCAGCCTCGGCAGCGGAGTGTCGGTTCAGGTCGCGGCGGCCCGCCCTGAGGTCGCCGGGGTCATTCTGGTGACTCCGTACGAAAGCATTGCCGCCATCGCCCGCTTTCAGTATCCGTGGCTGCCGATCGAACGACTGCTCCATCATCCTTTCCAATCCATTGACTTTGCTCCGGCTCTAAAATTGCCGGCGCTGGTTCTGCTTGCCGAATTTGATGAAGTGATTCCGGTTGAAAGCGGGCTCAGGCTGGGCAGCGCCTGGGGCGGACCAAAAGAAATCATCACCCTGCCCACCGGGCATATGGACATTAATGAACATCCGGATTACTTCACCGCCATCAACCGGTTTGTGAAATAA
- a CDS encoding GxxExxY protein, with translation MSENDISKEVVDAAVKVHRALGPGLLESVYEIVLTRELERRRLSVQRQVAVPIVYDGVQFDEGFRADIIIERKVILELKSVEAVTAVHRKQLQTYLRLTGLKLGLLLNFGAVLMKDGIVRAVNGLEE, from the coding sequence ATGAGTGAAAATGACATTTCTAAAGAAGTCGTTGATGCTGCTGTAAAAGTTCATCGAGCGCTGGGACCGGGGTTGCTGGAATCTGTTTATGAAATTGTTCTTACCCGGGAACTAGAGCGCCGCAGGCTGTCAGTTCAAAGGCAAGTTGCTGTTCCCATTGTGTATGACGGAGTTCAGTTTGATGAAGGTTTCCGTGCTGACATCATTATCGAAAGAAAAGTTATTCTGGAGCTAAAGTCAGTGGAGGCAGTGACTGCTGTTCATCGCAAGCAACTCCAAACCTATCTCCGGCTTACTGGACTTAAATTGGGACTGCTGCTCAATTTTGGCGCGGTTTTAATGAAAGATGGAATTGTTCGGGCGGTTAACGGTCTCGAAGAATAA
- a CDS encoding DMT family transporter yields the protein MSGPERSSGIGLTALILGVLLFSTVEVASKLMQIGDGIAGSNPFWLACFRFVITGLVLAAPARSELRRRNVRIGLRDWMVLFGVGLVGVTLMASLFHLGIMFLPANIAALIFSCNPVFVVLFAALMLSEKITLRKLGAVLLCLTGVGALAKDRADGVGLQGILIMAAATLAFALYTVFSKKIIPRYGALTIITLASLIGGVILLPIAFTLEGVPFSEYGAVDWFGTVYLAIFGTAIGYFLYIHGIGHVGAGTGSMAFFLKPFAAAFFAWLILDEKFSTPEILAGIFILAGMITALTPGKSSRAKPQRR from the coding sequence ATGAGCGGGCCGGAGCGTTCCTCCGGAATCGGTCTGACAGCTCTGATTCTGGGAGTTTTACTGTTCAGTACGGTCGAAGTGGCTTCCAAGTTAATGCAGATCGGTGACGGCATCGCTGGAAGCAATCCATTCTGGCTGGCCTGCTTTCGCTTTGTGATTACCGGTCTTGTACTGGCCGCACCCGCCCGTTCAGAACTGCGCCGGCGAAATGTCAGAATCGGACTGCGGGACTGGATGGTTCTTTTCGGGGTCGGACTGGTTGGCGTTACGCTGATGGCCAGTCTGTTTCATCTCGGAATCATGTTTCTGCCGGCCAATATTGCCGCATTGATCTTCAGCTGCAATCCGGTCTTTGTTGTCTTGTTTGCCGCGCTGATGCTTTCTGAAAAGATTACTCTGCGCAAATTGGGTGCCGTACTGCTTTGCCTGACCGGCGTGGGAGCGTTGGCAAAAGATCGGGCCGACGGAGTGGGCCTTCAGGGAATTCTGATCATGGCGGCAGCGACTCTGGCCTTTGCTTTGTATACGGTCTTTTCCAAAAAGATCATTCCTCGTTACGGCGCGCTGACAATCATCACGTTGGCATCCCTGATCGGCGGCGTCATTCTTCTCCCAATCGCTTTTACTCTGGAGGGCGTTCCTTTTTCGGAATATGGAGCCGTCGATTGGTTCGGTACCGTTTACCTGGCGATCTTTGGCACAGCAATTGGCTACTTCCTGTATATTCATGGAATCGGCCACGTCGGCGCCGGGACTGGATCCATGGCGTTTTTCCTGAAACCGTTCGCCGCGGCCTTTTTTGCGTGGCTGATTCTCGATGAGAAATTCAGCACACCGGAAATCCTGGCCGGAATTTTTATTCTCGCCGGAATGATTACTGCTTTGACCCCCGGGAAAAGTTCTCGCGCAAAGCCGCAAAGGCGCTAA
- the def gene encoding peptide deformylase, whose amino-acid sequence MANPITTYGNPILRKKAEPVAEVTDDLRKLADRMFGLMYSADGIGLAAEQIGRTEALFILDIPARADQDKEGLPLNPGVKMPLVIFNPEVIGASEETDVMDEGCLSFPGIQVSVTRPKEVVLRYLDRDGNEQTLNAKGLLARAIQHENDHLNGVLLVDHMTPVEKILKAGKLKTLVKQNKGAK is encoded by the coding sequence ATGGCAAACCCAATTACAACCTATGGCAATCCGATCCTGCGTAAAAAAGCCGAACCGGTAGCAGAGGTAACGGATGATCTGCGCAAGCTGGCTGACCGTATGTTCGGGCTGATGTATTCCGCAGACGGCATCGGTCTGGCGGCCGAACAGATCGGCCGCACTGAAGCTTTGTTTATTCTGGATATTCCTGCGCGGGCGGATCAGGACAAAGAGGGACTGCCCCTGAATCCCGGTGTAAAAATGCCTCTGGTAATTTTCAACCCTGAAGTTATTGGAGCATCTGAAGAAACCGACGTGATGGATGAGGGCTGTCTGAGCTTCCCGGGAATTCAGGTTTCAGTAACCCGTCCTAAGGAAGTTGTTTTGCGTTATCTGGATCGAGACGGTAACGAACAGACTTTGAATGCGAAAGGATTGCTTGCCCGTGCGATTCAGCATGAAAATGACCATCTGAACGGAGTGTTGCTGGTCGATCACATGACGCCCGTTGAAAAGATTCTCAAGGCCGGAAAGCTGAAGACCCTTGTAAAGCAGAACAAAGGCGCAAAATGA
- a CDS encoding B12-binding domain-containing radical SAM protein has protein sequence MYFNGMQIVFTTFNARYSHTSLSLRCLRANLGGLHELSEIVEFDIRISPQVAAEKLLAQHPQILLFSVYIWNIMVTFETVHILRLLRPDLKIIIGGPEASYEYEENSLFQLVDHLIRGEGETVIEKTCRDLLKGNSLPKVIESPPADLAVVALPYEEYTDEDIAHRRIYVESTRGCPFSCDYCLSSLEHGIRTVPLDRLFPIFGKLIERGARIFKFIDRSFNVCTDHAASVMEFFLENQCDGMMLHLEWEPHLLEERLEALLRKAPSGFFQLEVGVQTFTPEVAERINRRLNSNAVENNIRLLSTLPSVHLHADLIAGLPGETMDSLARSFDQLQACGPHEIQLGILKKLRGAPIAKHDQEFEMVYNTAPPYDVLQTSTMCFPELQAVRRFARFWDITVNNGRFPDSSPLIWKDQPSVFNAFMEWSQWLYTQTHAVFGFTPARLGRLLGRFLTEKRNLSDKEVSAAIEHDLGASATGAKGMERQARRKQ, from the coding sequence ATGTATTTTAACGGAATGCAGATTGTTTTCACAACGTTTAACGCCCGCTATTCGCATACATCTCTTTCTCTTCGCTGCCTGCGCGCGAATTTGGGGGGCCTGCATGAACTCTCGGAAATTGTAGAGTTTGATATCCGGATTTCCCCGCAGGTCGCCGCCGAAAAACTGCTGGCCCAACACCCGCAAATCCTGCTCTTCAGTGTATATATCTGGAATATCATGGTCACCTTTGAGACCGTTCACATTTTGCGGCTTCTGCGGCCGGACCTGAAAATCATTATTGGCGGACCGGAAGCCAGTTATGAATATGAAGAGAATTCACTGTTTCAACTGGTGGACCACCTGATCCGCGGAGAAGGTGAAACTGTTATCGAGAAAACCTGTCGCGATCTGCTGAAAGGAAATTCCCTGCCGAAAGTCATTGAATCACCTCCGGCAGATCTGGCAGTCGTCGCCCTTCCCTATGAGGAATACACCGATGAAGACATAGCCCACCGCCGGATCTATGTGGAGAGCACCCGAGGGTGCCCTTTTTCCTGTGATTACTGCCTGTCCTCCCTTGAACATGGCATTCGCACAGTACCTTTGGATCGTCTTTTTCCAATATTCGGAAAACTGATTGAGCGCGGCGCCCGAATCTTTAAATTCATTGATCGAAGCTTCAACGTCTGTACGGATCATGCTGCATCGGTAATGGAATTCTTCCTCGAAAACCAATGCGACGGCATGATGCTGCATTTGGAGTGGGAACCGCATTTGCTGGAAGAACGGCTGGAAGCACTTCTTCGCAAAGCTCCCAGCGGATTTTTTCAACTGGAAGTGGGCGTGCAGACCTTTACGCCCGAGGTCGCCGAACGGATCAACCGGAGACTGAACAGTAACGCAGTCGAAAACAATATCCGTCTGCTCAGCACATTGCCCTCTGTCCATTTGCATGCCGACCTGATTGCCGGGCTTCCCGGCGAAACCATGGATAGTCTTGCCCGAAGCTTCGATCAACTTCAGGCCTGCGGTCCACATGAAATACAGCTGGGCATCCTCAAGAAACTGCGGGGAGCGCCTATTGCAAAACACGATCAGGAATTTGAAATGGTCTACAATACGGCTCCCCCGTACGACGTGCTTCAGACGTCTACAATGTGTTTTCCAGAACTGCAGGCCGTACGCCGCTTTGCCCGTTTCTGGGACATTACGGTGAACAATGGACGGTTTCCAGACAGCTCCCCATTGATTTGGAAAGACCAACCCTCTGTTTTTAACGCATTTATGGAATGGAGCCAGTGGCTTTACACTCAGACACATGCCGTCTTCGGCTTTACCCCTGCCCGACTCGGCCGTCTTTTGGGCCGGTTTTTAACTGAAAAGAGGAACCTGTCGGACAAAGAAGTGTCTGCAGCCATTGAGCACGATCTCGGCGCATCAGCAACTGGAGCCAAAGGAATGGAGCGGCAGGCTCGAAGAAAACAATGA